From one Microtus ochrogaster isolate Prairie Vole_2 unplaced genomic scaffold, MicOch1.0 UNK99, whole genome shotgun sequence genomic stretch:
- the Mettl7b gene encoding methyltransferase-like protein 7B, producing MDVLVPFLQLLVLILTLPLHLLALLGYWQPVCKTYFPYLMAKLTENANKKMEGEKRKLFSPIKDLKETNGKVTLLELGCGTGANFQFYPPDCKVTCVDPNPNFEKFLTKSMAENRHLQYERFIVAYGEDMKQLADGSMDVVVCTLVLCSVKSPKKVLREIQRVLKPGGLLFFWEHVAEPRGSWALMWQQVFEPTWKHIGDGCHLTRETWKDLEQARFSNIEMEWQAPPFWWLPVGPHIMGKAVK from the exons ATGGACGTCCTGGTCCCATTTCTGCAGCTACTGGTGCTGATCCTGACACTTCCCCTGCACCTGCTGGCTCTGCTGGGCTACTGGCAGCCTGTATGCAAAACCTATTTCCCCTACCTCATGGCCAAGTTAACAGAAAATGCCAACAAGAAGATGGAAGGCGAGAAACGGAAACTCTTTAGCCCGATAAAAGATCTGAAGGAGACCAACGGGAAAGTGACCCTGCTGGAGCTGGGCTGTGGCACTGGTGCCAACTTCCAGTTCTACCCACCTGACTGCAAGGTCACCTGTGTGGACCCGAACCCCAACTTTGAGAAGTTCCTGACGAAGAGCATGGCTGAGAACAGGCATCTGCAGTACGAGCGCTTTATCGTGGCCTATGGAGAGGACATGAAACAGCTCGCTGACGGCTCCATGGATGTGGTGGTCTGCACCCTGGTGCTGTGCTCTGTAAAGAGCCCAAAAAAAGTCCTCCGGGAAATCCAGAGAGTCCTGAAGCCG GGAGGACTACTCTTCTTCTGGGAGCACGTCGCCGAGCCTCGGGGAAGCTGGGCCTTGATGTGGCAGCAAGTTTTTGAGCCTACCTGGAAACACATCGGGGATGGTTGCCACCTCACCAGAGAGACCTGGAAGGACCTTGAGCAGGCACGGTTCTCCAATATCGAAATGGAATGGCAGGCCCCTCCCTTCTGGTGGTTACCTGTGGGGCCCCACATCATGGGAAAGGCTGTGAAATAA